One region of Coriobacteriia bacterium genomic DNA includes:
- a CDS encoding Asp23/Gls24 family envelope stress response protein: MTKCAQGAVHIANDVLADLAGYTALEGYGVVGMASPTLADGVAQILPRQKLRKGVRVAGGQSGVEIDLYVVVEHGVNIAEVSHNLAQRVRYAMTDMADVAVARIDVHVLGVKVRQS, encoded by the coding sequence ATGACGAAGTGCGCGCAGGGAGCGGTTCACATCGCCAACGACGTTCTGGCGGACCTTGCAGGGTACACCGCCCTTGAGGGCTACGGCGTGGTCGGCATGGCAAGCCCCACGCTTGCAGACGGCGTCGCTCAGATTCTCCCGCGGCAGAAGCTCCGCAAGGGAGTCCGCGTCGCAGGCGGTCAGAGCGGGGTCGAGATCGACCTGTACGTCGTTGTCGAGCACGGCGTGAATATCGCGGAGGTATCACACAATCTTGCCCAGCGGGTGCGCTACGCGATGACGGACATGGCCGACGTCGCCGTCGCACGCATCGATGTGCACGTCCTTGGCGTGAAGGTGCGGCAGTCTTAG